A region of Nerophis ophidion isolate RoL-2023_Sa linkage group LG28, RoL_Noph_v1.0, whole genome shotgun sequence DNA encodes the following proteins:
- the LOC133545174 gene encoding zinc finger protein 771-like isoform X2, with amino-acid sequence MTSLRDTRSQDTCGQHFRLSDLNEEHLPREQEDETQSPHIHEEVQVPQSQHIQEGEEPQSPHIKEEDETPQTHRVKLTLHIKGQAEDPLILHIKKEEEDPLTPHFKEQENLLTPHIKEEEEEEGISQPKWLVEFPVSVKSEDDESEERGGGEPPSSSSTQHMTTEADGDHCGGSQADKLLAPLSDSEDTTSHSPHTDDEDDATCHTDNTHFTCPTCHKTFKYHSSLKRHMRTHTGEKPFSCSTCGKGFTQSNHWKRHMRTHTGEKTFSCSICSEGFAGSHDLKVHIRTHTGEKPFSCSTCGKGLADSHNLKRHMGTHTKPFSCSTCGKGFPQSEHLKAHMRTHTGEKPFSCSICGKGFTQSSSLKRHKRTHTGEKSHSCSICNRSLCDQSNLVRHMRRHTGEKVFSCSVCGERLSSKYQCKKHKCAGELVK; translated from the coding sequence ACCTCAATGAAGAACATCTTCCTCGTGAGCAGGAGGACGAAACACAGTCCCCCCACATACACGAGGAAGTACAGGTACCACAGTCCCAACACATACAAGAGGGAGAGGAGCCACagtccccccacattaaagaggaagacgagacgccacagacccatcgtgttaaactgacccttcacattaaagggcaagcggaggacccactgatcttacacatcaaaaaggaagaggaggacccactgacccctcactttaaggagcaagagaacctgctgaccccgcacattaaagaggaagaggaggaagaaggcATCAGTCAGCCCAAATGGTTGGTGGAGTTCCCAGTgagtgtgaagagtgaagatgatgaaagtgaggagaggggaggaggggagcctccaagcagcagctcaacacaacacatgacaacagaagctgatggagaccactgtggaggatcacaagcagacaagctcttagctccactatcagatagtgaggacacaacctcacactctcctcacactgatgatgaagatgatgcaacatgtcacactgacaacactcacttcacatgtcctacctgtcacaaaacttttaaataccatagttctctgaaaagacacatgagaacacacactggagaaaaacctttttcctgttcaacctgtggtaaaggttttacacaaagtaaccattggaaaagacacatgagaacacacactggtgaaaaaactttttcctgttcaatatgTAGTGAAGGTTTTGCAGGAAGTCatgatttgaaagtacacataagaacacacactggtgaaaaacctttttcctgttcaacctgtggtaaaggtttggcAGACAGTcacaatttgaaaagacacatgggAACACACActaaacctttttcctgttcaacctgtggtaaaggttttccACAAAGTGAGCAtttgaaagcacacatgagaacacacactggtgaaaaacctttttcttgttcaatctgtggcaaaggttttacacaaagtagtagtttgaaaagacacaagagaacacacactggtgaaaaatcacattcctgttcaatctgcaacagaagcttgtGTGACCAATCAAaccttgtaagacacatgagaagacacacaggagagaaagtgtttagttgcagtgtgtgtggtgaaagattgtcttctaagtaccagtgtaagaaacacaagtgtgctggtgaattagtgaagtga